In Onychostoma macrolepis isolate SWU-2019 chromosome 12, ASM1243209v1, whole genome shotgun sequence, a single window of DNA contains:
- the LOC131551514 gene encoding uromodulin: MRFLILFCLLYLTGERIKGQTSDTTTSSTDPCYEYTVLDNSWRDVRYEPNGDHDDSLVEWNGWYRLYLNGESAHMSEWCVSHTNCGGAAALYLNGSHPQVEDGVVTLEVLGYHPRGECDDYRSTPIQIKACPGDYYVYKLVKPDESVRGPSYCAVAFNSLSNDPCYSYQSLDHPWRATNESGTLICDEFFSMSGWHRLFYNGMDIRMPESCVGLYSCNGYYSLWLNGPHPQIEDGVVTIEVCGSYDAGCCEFVGVPIRVKACPGNYYVYEFAEQSWCTTYCIDVSTISPTASFTTSAVTAFNMTLHDDPCNNYSIFDDQNRSPDYYFFHHNLINGYDDTREWHGWYRLFINGSSAQMPELCFSYMSCGRFSSLWLGGPHPEIEDGVVTREVYGSNYQRCSYYRSDPIQVKACPGNYYVYKLIMPDRFIPAPAYCAVVLPSPPSFDPCYSYNSLDEPWRANTIPVIGDWTNLRCDYDVDWNGWYRLFYNGQSVQMPESCVSRDMCGTFHPLWLNGPHPQLEDGVVTRQVCGFGWNDCCGYISRPIRVKACPGNYYVYEFVRPLLCAAYCAGRHIVLCEGNPCLELNCTENEQCEEKHGVYGCTCKENHHRSQHDAFDLIETCESSYGSMSLSRCQLFEAGFPSDILHLNDPNCRGTIRNGRVEFFFDNNDHICGTSLVANGTHFIYKNVIVGEPNSAGHLINRESILKLSFSCVYSQSQTLSMNINPLESTVHVNLAAGQGTYQVRMIPYQDVEFSHPFAGSVNVELNEQIFVEVRVDGVDSHQFASVIDTCWATPVNDPYYPLRWDLITDMCPNSNDKVELLQNGVSTSSRFSFSMFIFISNSTKIYLHCAIHLCFLTDNDCSVHCDSEHLHREVRSVDLCDSTSISVGPLMLSDGNKGVQVSNQVRASRAPNLCASLMILLISISVLTFF, translated from the exons ATGAGGTTTCTAATCTTATTTTGT CTTTTGTATTTAACAGGTGAAAGAATCAAAGGACAAACATCAG ATACCACAACATCCAGCACTGACCCATGCTATGAATATACAGTTCTGGATAACTCATGGAGAGACGTGCGTTATGAGCCAAACGGTGACCATGATGACAGTCTTGTTGAATGGAATGGCTGGTATCGGCTGTATTTGAATGGAGAAAGTGCTCATATGTCTGAGTGGTGTGTGAGCCACACAAACTGTGGCGGTGCTGCTGCACTGTATCTCAATGGTTCTCATCCACAAGTCGAGGATGGGGTGGTGACCCTTGAAGTGCTGGGATATCATCCAAGGGGCGAGTGTGACGACTATAGATCCACCCCCATACAAATCAAAGCCTGTCCAGGAGATTATTATGTCTATAAACTTGTCAAACCTGATGAGTCAGTCAGAGGGCCTTCATACTGTGCAG TTGCTTTCAACAGCCTCAGCAATGATCCTTGTTACAGCTATCAGTCTCTGGATCATCCCTGGAGAGCCACGAATGAAAGTGGAACATTGATTTGTGATGAGTTTTTCTCCATGAGCGGCTGGCACAGACTTTTCTACAATGGAATGGACATCCGAATGCCAGAGAGCTGTGTTGGTTTGTACAGCTGTAATGGATACTACAGTCTGTGGCTCAATGGTCCTCATCCTCAGATAGAAGATGGAGTGGTGACCATAGAGGTCTGTGGGTCTTATGATGCAGGCTGCTGTGAATTTGTTGGTGTACCCATCAGGGTCAAAGCCTGCCCAGGCAATTACTACGTGTATGAATTTGCAGAACAATCCTGGTGTACAACGTACTGTATAG ATGTCAGCACTATATCACCGACAGCTTCCTTTACAACTTCAGCTGTGACCGCATTCAACATGACTTTGC ATGACGACCCATGCAATAACTACAGCATTTTTGACGACCAAAATAGAAGCCCAgattattacttttttcatcATAATCTGATAAATGGATATGATGACACTCGTGAATGGCATGGCTGGTATCGACTCTTTATTAATGGATCGAGTGCTCAGATGCCTGAGTTGTGCTTCAGTTATATGTCATGTGGACGTTTTAGTTCTCTGTGGCTTGGTGGCCCTCATCCTGAGATAGAAGATGGAGTGGTTACTCGTGAAGTCTACGGCTCTAATTATCAACGGTGCAGTTACTACAGATCTGACCCAATCCAAGTCAAAGCTTGTCCTGGAAATTACTATGTCTACAAACTTATAATGCCAGATCGATTCATCCCAGCCCCTGCATATTGTGCAG TTGTTCTCCCCAGTCCACCAAGTTTTGACCCCTGCTACAGTTATAACAGTCTGGATGAGCCATGGAGAGCAAATACTATTCCTGTGATTGGTGATTGGACTAATTTAAGATGCGATTATGACGTCGACTGGAACGGCTGGTACAGGCTCTTCTACAATGGTCAGAGTGTCCAGATGCCAGAGTCATGTGTTAGTAGAGACATGTGTGGCACTTTTCACCCACTTTGGCTCAACGGCCCTCACCCACAGCTGGAGGATGGAGTGGTCACACGACAAGTCTGTGGTTTCGGATGGAATGACTGCTGTGGTTACATATCTCGTCCCATACGAGTCAAAGCTTGCCCAGGAAACTATTATGTGTATGAGTTTGTCAGGCCGCTATTGTGTGCAGCTTACTGTGCAGGTAGACACATTGTGCTGT GTGAAGGGAACCCATGTCTTGAGCTCAACTGCACTGAGAATGAACAGTGTGAAGAGAAACATGGTGTTTACGGCTGTACCTGCAAGGAAAACCATCACAGATCTCAGCATGACGCCTTTG ATTTGATTGAAACCTGTGAAAGCAGCTATGGTTCCATGTCTCTGTCTCGCTGTCAGCTTTTTGAGGCTGGTTTTCCTTCTGACATCTTACACCTCAATGACCCCAACTGCAGAGGAACAATCCGGAATGGCAGAGTGGAGTTCTTTTTTGACAACAATGACCACATCTGTGGCACAAGTCTTGTG GCCAATGGCACCCACTTCATCTATAAGAACGTTATTGTGGGGGAGCCAAACTCAGCTGGACATCTCATCAACAGGGAAAGTATTCTGAAGCTTTCTTTCAGCTGTGTTTACTCACAAAGCCAAACACTCTCCATGAACATCAACCCTCTGGAGAG CACTGTGCACGTGAACCTTGCTGCTGGTCAAGGGACATATCAGGTCAGGATGATTCCATATCAGGATGTTGAATTCTCCCACCCCTTCGCTGGTAGTGTGAACGTAGAGCTGAATGAACAGATTTTTGTGGAAGTTCGTGTTGATGGAGTTGACAGCCATCAGTTTGCCTCAGTGATTGACACATGTTGGGCTACACCTGTGAATGATCCTTATTACCCTCTTCGTTGGGACCTCATTACTGACAT GTGTCCCAATTCAAATGACAAAGTGGAGCTTCTGCAGAATGGTGTTTCCACATCCAGCCGTTTCTCCTTCAGCATGTTTATCTTCATTTCAAACTCCACAAAGATTTACCTGCACTGCGCTATTCACCTTTGCTTTCTGACAGACAATGACTGCTCAGTG CACTGTGACTCTGAACACCTCCACAGAGAGGTCAGATCTGTGGATTTATGTGACAGTACTTCCATATCTGTGGGTCCTTTGATGCTGTCTGATGGTAACAAAG GTGTGCAGGTCTCAAACCAAGTGCGGGCGTCCAGGGCTCCAAATCTGTGTGCTTCTCTTATGATATTACTCATTTCTATAAGTGTTCTGacattcttctag